The following proteins are encoded in a genomic region of Sebastes fasciatus isolate fSebFas1 chromosome 14, fSebFas1.pri, whole genome shotgun sequence:
- the LOC141781916 gene encoding interleukin-1 receptor type 2-like, protein MVRLVLLFAAVFIEYVYGSPALHPLLMEDGCHQGATEVTIVRVEGEAIILSFPMFERVLEVRNIAPQTAKYLITKENGTEGAAVAATYQGKGRVQQRNNQLWFLPALARDSGEYTCTYRNESYCVTGNITLRVYESSSVDMEKLSYPIQVVVGEYLRLSCPSLSDFNSTDRLIKWHKDSGPADPRRGRAGSFCQERGRLVIPAVRRSHAGAYTCQLRALLNNQQYKVSRTVVLSVEGLDPVITSTTTVPDLSMTSNPGLSSSSYNNTVLSPVIQPPVIVSPLNGTVFESLHGSGLEMSCKVLTECQMADSTAVTWLVNDQSVESSYLDGRALQGGRRVTRVSDGCQIELSLVIVEMTDEDVKTELKCVAQNRGGRQEVVAQLQLEDSTFTWLVVAAVAVSCFLTVVSIFLYVLFKPKRKNKMDYILARQNSTF, encoded by the exons ATGGTCCGTTTGGTATTGCTGTTTGCTGCGGTCTTCATCGAATACGTTTATGGAAGTCCCGCACTACATCCTCTACTTATGGAAG ACGGCTGCCACCAAGGTGCTACAGAGGTGACGATAGTAAGAGTGGAGGGCGAGGCCATAATCCTCTCCTTCCCAATGTTTGAGAGAGTCCTTGAAGTGCGCAACATCGCCCCCCAAACAGCGAAGTACCTCATCACCAAGGAGAATGGGACAGAAGGTGCGGCGGTGGCGGCGACCTATCAGGGCAAGGGTCGCGTTCAGCAGCGTAACAATCAGTTGTGGTTCCTCCCAGCTCTGGCTAGAGACTCAGGGGAATATACCTGCACTTACAG AAACGAAAGCTACTGTGTAACTGGGAACATCACGCTACGTGTGTACGAGTCCAGTTCTGTTGACATGGAGAAGCTGTCCTACCCGATCCAAGTCGTAGTGGGAGAATATCTGAGGCTCTCATGTCCATCTCTGAGTGACTTCAACAGCACAGACAGACTGATAAAGTGGCACAAG GACTCCGGCCCCGCTGACCCTCGGCGAGGCAGAGCAGGCTCCTTCTGCCAGGAGAGAGGTAGACTAGTAATTCCTGCGGTGAGGCGATCCCATGCAGGTGCCTACACCTGCCAGCTCAGAGCGCTCCTCAACAACCAGCAGTACAAAGTCAGCAGAACAGTCGTGCTCAGTGTGGAAG GTCTAGACCCTGTaatcaccagcaccaccactgTGCCTGACCTCTCCATGACCTCTAACCCCgggctgagcagcagcagctacaacaacaCTGTTCTCT CTCCAGTAATTCAACCGCCTGTGATCGTCTCGCCACTGAATGGAACCGTTTTTGAAAGTCTTCATG GTTCAGGATTGGAGATGTCCTGCAAGGTGCTCACTGAATGTCAAATGGCGGATTCCACTGCGGTCACATGGCTGGTCAATGACCAATCAGTGGAGTCATCGTACCTTGATGGACGGGCTCTGCAAGGCGGAAGGAG GGTAACCAGGGTGTCTGACGGCTGCCAGATTGAGTTGAGTCTAGTTATCGTAGAGATGACAGACGAAGACGTGAAGACGGAGCTGAAGTGTGTCGCCCAGAACCGAGGAGGGAGACAGGAAGTGGTCGCACAGCTTCAACTAGAGG ACTCCACATTCACATGGCTGGTGGTAGCTGCGGTGGCCGTGTCCTGCTTCCTGACTGTGGTTTCCATCTTCCTCTACGTCCTCTTCAAACctaaaaggaaaaacaagatGGATTACATCCTGGCCCGGCAGAACAGCACCTTCTAA